The Papilio machaon chromosome 3, ilPapMach1.1, whole genome shotgun sequence genome window below encodes:
- the LOC123723490 gene encoding uncharacterized protein LOC123723490 produces the protein MCGLRILIVLLVLKAASLLQGLQMQSLKNVPGIFPVKEGKAVISREKWTLIRILDLNNIQDDLTLNINKLKELNTLIEANFNQTYINVVFRNFRIQVEYIKNVTLNKYKQLVPSFRVKRGLINPLGSIIKTITGNLDHEDARRYDRIIGEIKTKQNALNYKITLVTDFIENLNNWSVSVYNNINQLNDNFNIVQNNLENIKEQERTAFNTNIIVHTYSLILHNFQSLYSKLGEIETAIAFSKLKTLHQSIVDSEKLLIVLKDIEKSARFAFSVSLDNLVKIEQTITIKAYCKENQLTFLLEIPLIEKETYTYYKLYPTPISRDHDTYVILPKYPYMIVNGLNSEPLAEPCTATTPSNFICYVDSTSQILEDRCITDIMKYATNLSSCEFIPVVIDNILLHHIQPNRWIIFVKQNTLLQQQCNNDIFQRYVQGSHVITIEDQACEVKIDKFTLKVHPQMTELMQYLKLPVISLPHISNVKTRQRKPIMMEDMNLKNMQLLVKSVKSVSESEVEIGKIRVYSVSVWTIILYLIIAVFIVVIWYIRLKKLDYTCNFRNSQNTDDSDNFESQGGEVMRRNSRTTQQMPTRTILIPGEIRHL, from the coding sequence GCGCATCCTGATCGTCCTGCTCGTGCTGAAGGCGGCGAGTCTACTGCAGGGCCTTCAAATGCAGTCACTTAAGAACGTGCCGGGAATATTTCCCGTCAAGGAAGGAAAGGCGGTAATAAGCAGAGAAAAATGGACACTCATAAGAATATTGGACCTTAATAACATTCAAGACgatttaacattaaacatcaacaaactaaaagaattaaacacGCTTATAGAAGCAAATTTCAATCAGACTTACATAAATGTAGTATTTAGAAACTTTAGGATACAAGTAGAGTATATTAAGAATGtaacgttaaataaatataagcagTTAGTTCCTAGTTTTAGAGTTAAGAGGGGTCTTATTAACCCATTAGGCAGTATCATTAAAACGATTACTGGCAATTTAGATCACGAGGATGCTAGGCGCTACGATCGGATTATTGgagaaattaaaactaaacaaaacgCTCTTAACTACAAAATAACCTTAGTCActgattttattgaaaatcttAACAACTGGTCTGTatctgtttataataatataaaccagTTAAATGATAACTTTAATATCGTCCAAAATAACttggaaaatattaaagaacaaGAAAGAACAGCTTTTAACACTAACATAATTGTTCATACGTATTCACtcattttacacaattttcaGAGCCTCTATAGCAAATTGGGTGAAATAGAAACAGCCATTGCCTTTAGCAAACTTAAGACACTACATCAATCAATTGTCGATTCTGAGAAATTGTTAATTGTACTAAAGGATATTGAAAAATCGGCAAGATTTGCATTTTCAGTAAGTTTAGATAATCTTGTTAAAATAGAACAAACTATAACTATAAAAGcatattgtaaagaaaatcagttaacatttttattagaaattccACTTATAGAGAAAGAGACCTATACATACTATAAATTGTACCCTACTCCTATTTCCCGTGATCACGATACTTACGTCATCCTTCCCAAGTATCCTTACATGATAGTGAATGGACTCAACTCCGAACCACTCGCCGAGCCCTGTACAGCTACAACACCCTCCAACTTCATATGCTATGTTGACTCTACTAGCCAAATTTTGGAAGACCGTTGCATCACGGACATCATGAAGTACGCAACCAATCTCAGTTCCTGTGAATTTATACCTGTGGTCATCGACAACATCCTGTTGCATCATATTCAGCCGAACCGTTGGATCATATTTGTGAAACAGAATACCCTACTGCAACAACAATGCAACAACGATATTTTCCAACGTTATGTACAAGGGTCACATGTTATAACTATAGAAGATCAAGCGTGTGAAGTGAAGATTGACAAATTTACCTTAAAAGTACATCCCCAAATGACAGAGCTCATGCAATATCTCAAGCTACCGGTTATAAGTCTGCCCCACATCAGTAACGTGAAGACTCGACAGCGAAAACCAATAATGATGGAAGATATGAACTTGAAGAACATGCAGTTATTAGTAAAATCAGTAAAAAGTGTCAGTGAAAGTGAAGTGGAAATTGGTAAAATTAGAGTCTATAGTGTCAGTGTCTGGACGatcatattgtatttaattatagctGTTTTCATTGTGGTCATTTGGTATATTAGACTTAAGAAATTAGATTACACTTGTAACTTTCGAAATTCTCAGAATACTGATGATTCTGATAATTTCGAATCTCAGGGGGGAGAAGTCATGCGACGCAACTCCCGGACCACCCAACAAATGCCTACGCGCACAATACTTATTCCAGGAGAGATAAGACATTTATAA